The following coding sequences lie in one Arachis ipaensis cultivar K30076 chromosome B03, Araip1.1, whole genome shotgun sequence genomic window:
- the LOC107633627 gene encoding protein MAIN-LIKE 1-like → MRRQQGMRLDERYVLYLQMAGLYHLARLNDRWFRLDEPLVNAFVERWRPETYTFHMPFGECTITLQDAAYQQGLPVDRRYVSGYLTDFQIYIQGGRPAWVWFQELLGVLPPVNQIQKFAVNCTWFQETFGECPKGADDEIVRYYARAYIMILLGTQLFADKSGNRIHIIWLPNVARLEEMGGYSWGSAALAWLYRCIAEWPTDKW, encoded by the coding sequence atgcggcggcagcagggcatgcgactcGATGAGAGGTACGTCCTGTACCTGCAGAtggccggattataccatcttgcaaggctgAATGATAGATGGTTCAGATTGGATGAGCCTCTTGTCAATGCTTTCGTCGAGCGGTGGCGTCCGGAGACGTACACGTTCCACATGCCATTCGGGGAGTGCACCATCACACTACAGGACGCGGCGTACCAGCAGGGCTTGCCGGTCGACAGACGTTATGTGAGTGGTTACTTGACAGACTTCCAGATATACATCCAAGGTGGCCGTCCTGCCTGGgtgtggttccaggagttgcttggTGTGTTACCTCCTGTTAACCAAATTCAGAAGTTCGCAGTGAACTGCACCTGGTTCCAGGAGACTTTTGGAGAGTGCCCCAAGGGAGCCGACGATGAGATAGTGAGGTACTACGCTCGTGCCTATATCATGATACTGTTGGGCACTCAGTtgtttgccgacaagtccggcaacCGTATTCACATCATATGGCTACCCAACGTAGctaggcttgaggagatgggtgGCTACAGCTGGGGGTCGGCAGCACTAGCGTGGTTGTACCGGTGTATTGCCGAGTGGCCAACAGACAAGTGGTGA